The following coding sequences lie in one Lolium perenne isolate Kyuss_39 chromosome 2, Kyuss_2.0, whole genome shotgun sequence genomic window:
- the LOC127328999 gene encoding protein FAR1-RELATED SEQUENCE 5-like, with translation MQVPAHGSNRENEGATSTSLLKRQGPPQDSNHGSSDASLGQDNENPWDLSMFNDMELDQVTDSGDGQAQNIQENGTMQPDNVDADDENEEQRKDITEDDINIFLSNEKLAAEGVQREEHSENERDTEFKPHVGMEFATRDEAQKFFNMYAYNVGFSVTCVSSYRTTSKKRNNEVIRFTMKCNKYVKNTEEENDQIVAQRQSTVIAKTDCKVEMVFSDRQGMWRITGMHLLHNHELCPQSRFYRSHIYMSDAEKEMIRTMKHCNMPTRDMVAVLAFIRGGMSLLPYNKRKVSNYSTTINREVTNNDMMEVLDWFHKKRQRTQVSITQWIWINATKWGVYFGQMLEQYSTMTSVVTV, from the exons ATGCAGGTACCAGCTCATGGTTCAAACAGAGAAAATGAGGGTGCAACCAGCACAAGTTTACTTAAGAGACAGGGGCCACCACAGGACAGCAATCATGGCTCATCGGATGCATCGCTCGGACAAGATAATGAAAATCCATGGGATCTAAGCATGTTTAATGATATGGAACTAGACCAG GTAACTGATAGTGGGGATGGACAAGCACAAAACATTCAGGAAAATGGAACAATGCAACCTGACAATGTCGATGCTGATGATGAAAATGAAGAACAGCGGAAGGACATTACAGAGGATGATATAAATATCTTTCTATCAAATGAGAAACTAGCTGCTGAGGGTGTTCAACGGGAGGAACATTCAGAAAATGAAAGAGACACAGAGTTCAAACCTCATGTAGGAATGGAGTTTGCGACAAGAGATGAAGCTCAGAAGTTTTTCAACATGTATGCTTACAATGTTGGGTTCTCGGTCACCTGTGTTTCATCTTACCGTACTACAAGTAAGAAAAGAAACAATGAGGTCATAAGGTTTACAATGAAATGTAACAAGTATGTCAAAAACACTGAAGAGGAAAATGATCAGATTGTTGCGCAACGACAAAGCACAGTAATAGCTAAGACTGATTGCAAAGTAGAAATGGTATTCAGTGACAGACAAGGAATGTGGAGAATCACAGGAATGCATCTCTTGCACAACCATGAACTATGCCCACAGAGCAGATTCTACAGGTCACATATATACATGTCAGATGCTGAAAAAGAGATGATTCGAACAATGAAACATTGCAACATGCCAACCAGGGACATGGTTGCAGTGTTGGCATTTATAAGAGGAGGCATGTCACTTCTACCATACAACAAAAGAAAAGTCAGCAACTACAGCACTACCATAAACAGAGAGGTGACAAACAATGATATGATGGAGGTCTTGGATTGGTTTCACAAAAAAAGACAGAGAACCCAAGTTTCTATCACTCAATGGATTTGGATAAATGCAACAAAGTGGGGAGTGTATTTTGGGCAGATGCTAGAGCAATACAGTACTATGACATCTGTGGTGACTGTGTGA
- the LOC127329000 gene encoding protein FAR1-RELATED SEQUENCE 5-like has product MGGKCPKSIITDQDRGMASAIPTIFKDATHRCCLFHVKKNIDDKGGPVFQANEGLYEEMQDIIDKSLTVHEFETLWQAMITEYKVGHIKIFQDIWKSRQKWVPVYFKNKFFPFIQTTARSEGTNALFKKGVGPQFSMTSFLREYQRIMDTMHANEDELDHNVVNKRVKEKKFLTEYYIERQAHELYNISIFRKFQRILNDVTRLQIREDEKGKIYWVFQAKNYPIKEHRHRDYLVQVNLQNQDYSCICCKFDKDGLLCSHILKVMLQLQIDKIPEKYIIDRWRKRQKKLFNLPAPPENEDNIVLRFNVLSRLLGYTASTGSKTKRNYQYLLQEIPRIEAEMARMNNEDEQVSEMGQNSSARTVVNLDPTAESASNIHLLDPDVADTKGRPRLLTIKERIKQNKFYSCSHCGSNKHTKKNCDKLHLVFNLPKKPRKQKKRDNGSQTEGHGTKTKKSKKATEPNDEHQPLCQPSVSSSVNPNQDGN; this is encoded by the exons ATGGGTGGCAAGTGCCCAAAATCAATTATAACTGACCAAGATAGAGGAATGGCGAGTGCAATACCCACTATTTTCAAAGATGCAACACACAGATGTTGCTTGTTTCATGTTAAGAAAAATATTGATGACAAAGGAGGGCCAGTGTTCCAAGCAAATGAGGGGTTGTACGAGGAAATGCAGGACATAATAGATAAATCATTGACAGTCCATGAATTTGAAACACTATGGCAGGCAATGATAACTGAGTATAAAGTGGGGCACATAAAGATATTTCAGGATATCTGGAAAAGCAGACAGAAGTGGGTTCCAGTTTACTTCAAGAATAAGTTCTTCCCCTTCATCCAAACAACAGCTAGAAGTGAGGGCACTAATGCATTGTTTAAAAAGGGGGTAGGACCACAGTTCAGCATGACAAGCTTCCTGCGGGAGTACCAGCGGATAATGGACACAATGCATGCAAATGAGGATGAATTAGATCATAATGTAGTAAACAAAAGAGTTAAAGAAAAGAAGTTCCTAACTGAATACTACATCGAAAGACAGGCCCATGAGCTCTACAATATTTCCATCTTTAGGAAATTCCAGAGAATCCTAAATGATGTTACAAGACTAcaaatcagagaagatgagaagGGCAAGATATACTGGGTATTTCAGGCAAAAAATTACCCAATAAAAGAGCACAGACACAGAGATTACCTAGTCCAAGTGAATCTACAAAACCAGGACTACTCATGCATATGCTGCAAGTTTGATAAGGATGGTTTGCTTTGCTCTCACATCTTGAAAGTAATGCTGCAACTACAAATAGACAAGATCCCGGAAAAGTATATAATAGATAGGTGGCGGAAAAGACAGAAAAAACTATTCAATCTTCCAGCTCCACCAGAAAATGAGGACAACATTGTTCTGAGATTTAATGTTCTATCTAGATTGTTGGGATACACAGCTTCGACTGGTTCAAAAACCAAAAGAAATTACCAGTACTTGCTGCAAGAGATACCAAGGATAGAAGCAGAAATGGCAAGAATGAACAATGAAGATGAACAGGTCTCAGAAATGGGACAAAACAGTTCAGCGCGGACAGTTGTCAATTTAGACCCTACTGCTGAAAGTGCATCGAACATACACCTACTTGACCCAGATGTTGCTGATACAAAGGGCCGCCCTAGGTTGCTGACTATAAAAGAAAGAATTAAGCAGAATAAATTCTATAGTTGCAGCCACTGTGGTTCTAATAAGCATACAAAGAAAAATTGTGACAAGCTGCATTTGGTCTTCAATTTACCAAAAAAGccaagaaaacaaaagaaaagggaCAATG GTTCACAAACTGAGGGACATGGAACAAAAACGAAGAAGTCCAAGAAAGCCACAGAACCTAATGATGAACATCAACCCCTATGTCAGCCAAGTGTATCTTCCTCGGTGAACCCAAACCAAGATGGAAACTAG
- the LOC127330334 gene encoding uncharacterized protein, whose translation MDGAALEETGKGGGAAPSGVTLEELRKKMADFARERDWEQYHSPRNLLLALVGEVGELSEIFQWKGEVPKGLPGWEERETEHLGEELADVLLYLVRLSDMCGVDLGKAALRKIELNARKYPAGQASGSSRKRTRCSDDSVRTSEDCGSVVPAAGESKEEQ comes from the exons ATGGACGGTGCTGCGTTGGAGGAGACGGGcaagggtggcggcgcggcgccgTCAGGGGTGACCCTGGAGGAGCTGAGGAAGAAGATGGCCGACTTCGCCAGGGAGAGGGACTGGGAGCAGTACCACAGCCCAAGAAACCTTCTCCTTGCTCTG GTGGGTGAGGTGGGGGAGCTCTCTGAGATATTCCAGTGGAAAGGGGAGGTGCCCAAGGGGCTGCCGGGTTGGGAGGAGAGGGAGACGGAGCACCTTGGTGAGGAGCTCGCGGACGTGCTCCTCTACCTCGTCCGCCTCTCGGACATGTGCGGCGTCGACCTGGGCAAGGCTGCGCTGCGCAAGATCGAGCTCAACGCTCGCAAGTACCCTGCTGGGCAGGCCAGCGGCTCGTCCAGGAAGCGAACTCGCTGCTCCGACGATAGCGTTCGTACCAGCGAGGACTGTGGTAGCGTGGTGCCTGCCGCCGGCGAGAGCAAGGAGGAACAATGA